One Phycisphaerae bacterium RAS2 DNA window includes the following coding sequences:
- the serA_1 gene encoding D-3-phosphoglycerate dehydrogenase: protein MATLRVLVADKIAEEGLARLRATAGLTVDVRTGLSPADLAAAVGDYDGLIIRSGVKVTAEVFAKPGRLRVIARAGVGVDNVDVPAATAAGVLVMNTPDANTISTAEHTMAMLLALMHRIPDAHAHVRGGAWDRAAFVGRQLAGKTLGIVGLGRVGRAVAERALAFGMEVWAFDPFVSGETALDGAVRIAPSLDDLLARVDCLTLHAALTGDNKHLIGAAQLARMKPSAVLVNCARGALVDEGALADALNNGKLAGAAIDVFANEPPVGSPLPSAKNIVLTPHLGASTAEAQTAVSTDAVDELLDYLLHGRIRGAVNVAGLPANLTDRDRAYLDLTARMAAVLAPFCADGVDRVILATHGEQHLTALCPTLALQALAELMSPHIEGRLNLVNAAAFARQRGIDVQNAAHSAQRDYLETVTIEIVRRGAKHAVEGAVFVDGRPRILAIDGYRMEMVPEGPLALIFNDDRPGVIGVVGTLFGDRQINIADMTLSRRDRTALMVLRLDAQPPAHVLDELRGHAAIVSVQAVSLPPLG, encoded by the coding sequence ATGGCTACCCTAAGAGTTCTCGTCGCCGACAAGATCGCTGAAGAAGGCCTCGCCCGGCTGCGCGCAACGGCCGGCCTCACAGTCGACGTGCGCACCGGTCTTTCGCCGGCGGATCTCGCGGCGGCCGTCGGCGATTACGACGGGCTGATCATTCGCTCGGGTGTAAAGGTCACCGCCGAGGTGTTCGCCAAACCCGGTCGGCTGCGCGTCATCGCGCGTGCCGGGGTCGGCGTCGACAACGTCGACGTGCCCGCGGCGACGGCGGCCGGCGTGCTCGTGATGAACACGCCCGACGCCAACACGATCTCCACGGCCGAACACACGATGGCGATGTTGCTCGCGCTGATGCACCGCATCCCCGATGCCCACGCGCACGTGCGCGGCGGCGCGTGGGACCGGGCGGCCTTTGTCGGGCGGCAACTGGCCGGCAAGACGCTCGGCATCGTCGGACTGGGTCGCGTTGGGCGTGCGGTGGCCGAGCGGGCGCTGGCGTTCGGCATGGAGGTGTGGGCGTTCGATCCGTTTGTCAGCGGCGAGACGGCGCTGGACGGTGCGGTGCGGATCGCGCCGAGCCTGGACGATCTGCTCGCGCGCGTCGATTGCCTGACACTGCACGCCGCGCTCACGGGCGACAACAAGCATCTGATCGGCGCGGCGCAGCTCGCACGAATGAAGCCGTCGGCCGTGCTGGTCAACTGTGCCCGCGGCGCGCTGGTGGACGAGGGTGCCCTCGCCGACGCACTGAACAACGGCAAGCTCGCCGGGGCTGCCATTGATGTCTTCGCCAACGAACCGCCGGTCGGCAGCCCGTTGCCAAGCGCGAAGAACATCGTTCTCACGCCGCACCTGGGCGCGTCAACGGCCGAGGCGCAAACCGCCGTCTCCACGGACGCCGTCGATGAACTGCTCGATTACCTATTGCACGGGCGCATTCGTGGCGCGGTGAACGTCGCCGGACTGCCGGCCAACCTCACCGACCGCGACCGGGCGTATCTCGATCTGACCGCGCGCATGGCCGCCGTGCTGGCGCCGTTCTGCGCCGACGGCGTGGATCGTGTCATACTCGCGACTCACGGCGAGCAGCATCTCACCGCCCTGTGCCCGACGCTCGCGCTGCAGGCACTGGCCGAGCTGATGAGTCCGCACATCGAGGGGCGGCTGAACCTCGTGAACGCGGCCGCTTTCGCCCGCCAGCGCGGCATCGACGTTCAGAACGCGGCGCACTCCGCCCAGCGCGATTACCTCGAAACCGTCACCATCGAAATCGTTCGCCGCGGTGCGAAGCACGCCGTCGAAGGGGCCGTGTTCGTCGACGGTCGCCCGCGCATCCTCGCCATCGACGGCTATCGCATGGAGATGGTGCCCGAGGGGCCGCTCGCCCTGATCTTCAACGACGACCGACCGGGCGTGATCGGCGTCGTCGGGACGCTCTTTGGCGATCGCCAGATCAACATCGCGGACATGACGCTCTCGCGGCGCGATCGAACGGCGCTAATGGTGCTGCGGCTCGACGCCCAGCCGCCGGCGCATGTGCTCGATGAATTGCGCGGCCACGCGGCGATCGTGTCCGTGCAGGCCGTCTCCCTCCCGCCGCTGGGCTGA
- the serA_2 gene encoding D-3-phosphoglycerate dehydrogenase: protein MRLLIAEKFPEDKLAAFRDLGLQTTYQPELTLEQLTQAVADADILVVRGRDVPASVIDAGKHLALIIRAGAGVNTIDVAAASRRGIFVANCPGKNAVAVAELTMGLLLAVDRRIPQNTADLRAHQWNKKEYSKADGLKGKVFGIVGMGQIGEAVARRARAFEMPVIAWSRSLTSVRAEELGIGRCETIRELCQKADVVSVHLAQTAETKKLFNAELFAAMKPGAIFLNTSRGGVVDQKSLIDAMKTRGLRAGLDVFDPEPAGGKDAFVDEILDLPGLVGTHHIGASTEQAQSAIADEAVRIVKCFMTTGEAPNCVNIEPNPPVKCHLVVRHYDKVGVLAAVLDKLRRANINVEGMNNTVFQGAKAAVATIQLGDKPTAELVADIAAMHDMVIKVEAKNVD from the coding sequence ATGCGGCTGCTGATTGCAGAGAAGTTTCCGGAAGACAAGCTGGCGGCCTTTCGCGATCTGGGCCTGCAAACCACCTACCAGCCCGAATTGACCCTGGAGCAGCTTACGCAGGCCGTCGCCGATGCGGACATTCTTGTCGTGCGCGGGCGCGACGTGCCGGCCAGCGTGATCGACGCGGGAAAGCACCTGGCGCTGATTATCCGTGCCGGCGCGGGCGTGAACACGATTGATGTCGCCGCCGCCAGCCGACGGGGGATTTTCGTCGCCAACTGCCCGGGCAAAAACGCCGTCGCCGTCGCGGAGCTGACGATGGGCCTGCTGCTGGCGGTTGATCGGCGCATTCCGCAGAACACGGCCGACCTTCGCGCGCATCAGTGGAACAAGAAGGAGTATTCGAAGGCCGATGGGTTGAAGGGCAAGGTTTTCGGAATCGTCGGCATGGGGCAGATCGGCGAGGCCGTCGCGCGGCGGGCCAGGGCGTTCGAGATGCCGGTGATCGCCTGGTCGCGCTCGCTGACATCGGTGCGCGCGGAGGAGCTGGGAATCGGCCGGTGCGAAACCATCCGCGAATTGTGCCAGAAGGCCGACGTGGTGTCGGTCCATCTCGCGCAGACGGCGGAGACGAAGAAGCTGTTCAACGCGGAGCTGTTCGCCGCGATGAAGCCGGGCGCGATTTTTCTCAATACGTCGCGCGGCGGCGTGGTGGACCAGAAATCGCTGATCGATGCGATGAAGACGCGCGGCCTCCGCGCCGGGCTGGATGTCTTTGACCCCGAGCCGGCCGGCGGCAAGGATGCTTTTGTAGATGAGATTCTCGACTTGCCCGGATTGGTCGGCACGCACCACATCGGCGCTTCGACCGAACAGGCGCAGAGTGCCATCGCCGATGAAGCCGTCCGCATCGTGAAGTGTTTCATGACCACGGGCGAAGCGCCGAACTGCGTCAACATCGAGCCGAACCCGCCGGTGAAGTGTCACCTCGTCGTGCGGCATTACGACAAGGTCGGCGTGCTCGCGGCCGTGCTGGACAAACTGCGCCGGGCGAACATCAACGTCGAAGGGATGAACAACACGGTCTTCCAGGGGGCCAAAGCCGCCGTGGCGACGATCCAACTGGGCGACAAGCCCACGGCCGAACTCGTGGCCGATATCGCGGCGATGCACGATATGGTCATCAAGGTCGAGGCGAAGAACGTCGATTAA
- a CDS encoding DNA-binding transcriptional response regulator: MSDTAFILIVEDERSHGEAIKEGLERAGHVCHLVESGDEALASMRARPPHVVITDYRLGGKVNGLEVLYAAKSVSTWTQGILITAHGDERLVRDALVEAGAFDYLPKPLDLEQLRDAVQRAARKAMTLRENFMLREQLGQAYSFEGIIAASSAMRGVLDRVRRLANTKLTVLIYGESGTGKELIARAIHNNSDRRRKPWIPVNCAGISEGILESELFGHVKGAFTNALTDRRGLFEEADGGTIFLDEIGDMPLAMQSKLLRVLENGEVVRVGSSKPVKVDVRVVAATNRDLKEAVNKKEFREDLFFRINQADINLLPLRDRKEDLAPLIHHFIEQANELHGKAVKHVTPECLRLLLNYRWPGNVRELRNAINQMVVFASGDTLDVKDLPATPPISATTDIVPVRPRPFSATLKELEVVAIQHALASNQGNREKAAKQLGIGARTLYRKIKEYGIQ, encoded by the coding sequence GTGTCGGACACGGCCTTCATTCTCATCGTGGAAGACGAGCGCTCGCACGGCGAGGCCATCAAGGAAGGCCTCGAGCGCGCGGGGCACGTCTGCCATCTGGTGGAGTCGGGCGACGAAGCCCTGGCGTCGATGCGCGCCCGTCCGCCGCACGTGGTCATCACAGATTATCGTCTGGGCGGCAAAGTCAACGGGCTGGAAGTGCTGTACGCCGCGAAGTCGGTCAGCACCTGGACCCAGGGCATCCTCATCACCGCGCACGGCGACGAACGACTGGTGCGCGATGCGCTCGTGGAAGCCGGGGCGTTCGACTACCTGCCCAAGCCGCTGGATCTTGAGCAACTGCGCGACGCCGTGCAGCGCGCCGCGCGCAAGGCCATGACCCTGCGTGAGAACTTCATGCTCCGCGAGCAGTTGGGCCAGGCCTATTCATTCGAGGGCATCATCGCGGCGAGCAGCGCGATGCGCGGCGTGCTCGATCGTGTGCGACGACTGGCGAACACGAAATTGACGGTGCTCATCTACGGCGAGTCGGGAACGGGCAAGGAACTGATCGCCCGAGCGATTCATAACAACTCCGACCGCCGGCGCAAGCCGTGGATTCCCGTGAATTGCGCCGGCATCTCCGAGGGCATTCTCGAATCCGAGTTGTTCGGCCACGTGAAGGGCGCGTTCACCAATGCGCTCACCGACCGGCGCGGGTTGTTTGAGGAGGCCGACGGCGGCACGATCTTTCTCGACGAGATCGGCGACATGCCGCTGGCGATGCAGAGCAAGCTGCTGCGCGTGCTGGAGAACGGCGAAGTGGTGCGCGTCGGTTCGAGCAAACCGGTCAAGGTGGATGTGCGCGTCGTGGCGGCGACGAATCGCGATCTGAAGGAGGCGGTGAACAAGAAGGAGTTTCGCGAGGACCTTTTCTTCCGCATCAATCAGGCCGACATCAACCTCTTGCCGCTGCGCGACCGCAAGGAAGACCTCGCGCCGCTGATTCACCATTTCATCGAGCAGGCCAACGAGCTGCACGGCAAAGCGGTGAAACACGTGACGCCGGAATGCCTGCGCCTGTTGTTGAACTACCGCTGGCCCGGCAACGTGCGCGAGCTGCGCAACGCGATCAACCAAATGGTCGTCTTCGCATCGGGCGACACGCTCGATGTGAAGGACCTGCCCGCGACGCCGCCGATCAGCGCGACGACCGACATCGTGCCGGTGCGCCCGCGGCCGTTCAGCGCGACGCTCAAGGAGCTTGAGGTGGTGGCGATTCAGCACGCGCTGGCGTCGAACCAGGGCAATCGTGAGAAAGCCGCGAAGCAGCTTGGCATCGGCGCGCGGACGCTGTATCGAAAGATCAAGGAGTACGGCATTCAGTAG
- the ribD gene encoding Riboflavin biosynthesis protein RibD, with amino-acid sequence MQRALDLARRGEGYVEPNPMVGCVIVRRGRIVGEGYHRRFGGPHAEVFALRKAGARARGATAYVTLEPCSHFGKTPPCVNALIAAGVKRVIAATRDPNPRVSGRGLKKLRAAGINVRVGLLEEAAQYLIAPFSKLIRRRTPYVILKWAQSLDGRLATSGGDSKWITGEASRAAAHAIRARVDAVLVGIETVLADDPDLTARHVRPRRLATRVVLDSRLRTPPTCQLVRGARRAPLLIVTSTSRVRDRAAIARLTRAGCEVVGVPIRRGRLDLRRVLAELGRRGMTNVMVEGGPAVLGAFLSAGLADEARVFVAPKLLGGEGPRGPMGAFAVPAVRRALSPRVERIEAIGDDLCYTLWFRGE; translated from the coding sequence ATGCAGCGTGCCCTTGATCTCGCGCGGCGCGGCGAGGGATACGTCGAGCCGAACCCGATGGTCGGTTGCGTGATCGTGCGCCGCGGACGGATCGTCGGCGAGGGGTATCACCGTCGATTCGGCGGGCCGCACGCGGAAGTGTTCGCTCTGCGAAAGGCCGGAGCGCGGGCGCGCGGCGCAACAGCCTACGTCACGCTCGAACCGTGCAGCCATTTCGGGAAGACGCCGCCATGCGTCAACGCGTTGATCGCCGCGGGCGTGAAGCGCGTCATCGCGGCGACGCGCGATCCGAACCCGCGCGTCAGCGGCCGCGGATTGAAGAAGCTGCGCGCGGCGGGCATCAACGTGCGCGTCGGCCTGCTGGAGGAGGCGGCGCAGTACCTGATTGCGCCGTTCAGCAAGCTCATCCGTCGGCGCACGCCCTATGTCATCCTCAAGTGGGCTCAATCGCTTGACGGGCGGCTCGCAACATCGGGCGGGGATTCGAAATGGATCACCGGTGAGGCCAGCCGCGCGGCGGCGCACGCGATCCGTGCGCGCGTCGACGCGGTGCTCGTGGGGATCGAGACCGTTCTCGCGGATGATCCCGACCTGACGGCGCGGCATGTCCGGCCGCGGCGTTTGGCGACGCGCGTCGTACTGGACAGCCGTCTGCGCACGCCGCCGACGTGTCAGCTCGTTCGTGGCGCGCGGCGCGCACCACTATTGATCGTGACATCCACGTCGCGCGTCCGAGATCGCGCAGCCATCGCGCGGCTGACTCGCGCAGGATGCGAAGTCGTGGGTGTGCCGATTCGCCGTGGGCGACTCGACCTGCGGCGCGTGCTGGCCGAACTGGGCCGCCGCGGCATGACAAATGTCATGGTTGAGGGCGGGCCGGCGGTGCTGGGGGCGTTTCTGTCGGCCGGGTTGGCGGACGAAGCCCGGGTGTTCGTCGCGCCAAAGCTGCTGGGCGGCGAAGGGCCGCGCGGGCCGATGGGCGCGTTCGCCGTGCCGGCTGTCCGCCGGGCGCTGTCGCCGCGCGTGGAGCGAATCGAGGCAATCGGCGACGATTTGTGTTATACTCTTTGGTTTCGCGGTGAATGA
- the resA_6 gene encoding Thiol-disulfide oxidoreductase ResA — translation MKTMRRSAAAAMVGCLLFATNVASGQVSPEAAEIFRKAAKAAASLKSIGYAAKFAPGPENQSSTLAVDATVIAVRGSSESRHKVLITGLSKSRELPAGSGFAYSCDGATAYWIDHSGKFFCTVPAEQSRVAERNHILPRYFLSEAAYDSLLEASRATVEPPERVGQTLCDVVSVTLSPPSRMTAKFYFGQKDGVLRRFERTNRPVGAGPIDDVVFTISSIQLNPTIPDETFALKPPPGFREIPAPPYLLQKAPPPETSTNGKHTGNTATGPLAPEWTLKSMDGRDVRLADLRGRVVLLDFWATWCGPCRMAMPGVQRLHNKFAGKPVSIFGVNCKERGGTERAVQFIRDKGYTYPQLLDNGFVANAYGVRGIPTFVVIGPDGRILFSGSGYSQQQEEKIESIIEAALPR, via the coding sequence ATGAAAACAATGCGTCGAAGCGCCGCCGCGGCGATGGTGGGATGCCTGTTATTTGCTACAAATGTCGCCTCTGGGCAGGTCTCGCCCGAGGCGGCGGAGATTTTCCGCAAGGCTGCCAAGGCCGCCGCGTCACTGAAGTCCATTGGTTATGCGGCGAAGTTCGCGCCCGGGCCGGAGAATCAATCCAGCACTTTGGCGGTTGACGCGACCGTAATCGCCGTGCGTGGGTCGAGTGAATCCCGCCACAAGGTCCTTATTACCGGCTTGTCGAAATCTCGCGAGCTGCCTGCGGGTTCCGGCTTCGCATATTCCTGCGACGGGGCGACCGCCTACTGGATCGATCATTCCGGGAAGTTTTTCTGCACGGTCCCGGCGGAACAATCGCGTGTGGCCGAGCGCAATCATATCCTGCCGCGTTATTTTCTCTCGGAGGCCGCGTACGACAGCCTGCTGGAAGCGTCGCGAGCGACAGTGGAACCTCCCGAGCGGGTCGGACAGACGTTGTGCGATGTGGTGAGTGTGACCCTATCGCCACCCTCGCGAATGACAGCGAAGTTCTACTTTGGACAAAAGGATGGCGTCCTGCGTCGATTCGAGCGCACGAATCGACCCGTGGGGGCTGGGCCGATTGACGACGTGGTCTTCACCATTTCGTCGATCCAGCTCAATCCCACGATCCCCGACGAAACGTTTGCCCTGAAGCCCCCTCCTGGATTCCGCGAGATTCCCGCGCCGCCCTATCTCCTCCAGAAGGCGCCGCCGCCCGAAACTTCGACCAACGGCAAGCACACCGGCAACACCGCGACCGGCCCCCTCGCTCCCGAGTGGACGCTCAAGTCGATGGACGGGCGCGACGTGCGGCTGGCCGATCTGCGCGGGCGCGTCGTGCTGCTGGACTTCTGGGCGACCTGGTGCGGACCGTGCCGGATGGCCATGCCGGGCGTTCAGCGCCTGCACAACAAATTTGCCGGCAAACCGGTGAGCATCTTCGGCGTGAACTGCAAGGAGCGCGGCGGCACCGAGCGCGCGGTGCAGTTTATCAGAGACAAGGGCTACACCTACCCCCAGTTGCTCGACAACGGATTCGTGGCCAACGCCTACGGCGTGCGCGGGATTCCTACTTTTGTCGTGATCGGACCCGACGGGCGCATTCTCTTCAGCGGCAGCGGCTACAGCCAGCAGCAGGAGGAGAAAATCGAGTCGATCATCGAAGCCGCCCTCCCGCGCTGA
- the resA_7 gene encoding Thiol-disulfide oxidoreductase ResA: protein MGKALKSSIFGAALVAWLGAGIPVLTADEPDVMEIVKKADEATKELTEVSYDAEYFGEGAYAKRVPHVSGKAMLREGKTSMLGALFGGSRQLIRFEGEFSPPDSTVKQSFLVASDGKRVYSLDASEKTYMSAELAAGGDILLRQGATLFMREYIHPTPFSDEINARVQRYEGEKDIGGEPCHVIFVEYSRNQGQARWYFSKNDHLPRRVDRINKTRDGKEAATVLSVSNLNVNPKLTSDLFAPTKPEGFVTRSFEEAGEEPEMLKVGTSAPDFALKTPGGQQVSLAGLRGNVVVLDFWATWCGPCKMAMPGVQRLHEKFADKPVRIFGVNCWERDGDPVEFMKDKKYTYGLLIEGDDVAEKYKVRAIPTFYVIDRAGNVAYAGFYKPGHEDELTAVIEKALKEPEL from the coding sequence ATGGGCAAAGCACTTAAATCGTCTATTTTCGGCGCGGCCCTGGTCGCGTGGCTCGGCGCGGGGATTCCGGTGTTGACTGCCGACGAGCCGGACGTGATGGAGATCGTAAAGAAGGCCGACGAGGCGACGAAGGAACTGACCGAGGTCAGCTACGACGCGGAGTACTTCGGCGAAGGCGCGTACGCCAAGCGCGTGCCGCACGTGTCCGGCAAGGCGATGCTGCGCGAGGGCAAGACAAGCATGCTCGGCGCCCTGTTCGGCGGAAGCCGACAGTTGATCCGCTTCGAGGGCGAGTTCAGCCCGCCGGATTCGACGGTCAAGCAGTCGTTCCTCGTGGCGAGCGACGGCAAGCGCGTGTACAGCCTGGACGCGAGCGAGAAGACGTATATGTCGGCGGAGTTGGCCGCGGGCGGCGACATCCTGCTGCGCCAAGGCGCGACGCTCTTCATGCGCGAATACATTCACCCGACGCCGTTCAGCGACGAAATCAACGCCAGGGTGCAGCGCTACGAGGGCGAAAAGGACATCGGCGGGGAGCCGTGTCACGTAATCTTCGTCGAATACAGCCGCAATCAGGGCCAGGCGCGATGGTACTTCAGCAAGAACGATCATCTCCCCCGGCGGGTGGATCGCATCAACAAGACGCGCGACGGCAAGGAGGCCGCCACCGTCCTGTCGGTGAGCAACCTGAACGTGAATCCGAAGCTGACCAGTGATTTGTTTGCGCCCACCAAGCCCGAGGGCTTTGTCACCAGGAGCTTCGAAGAGGCCGGCGAGGAGCCGGAAATGTTGAAGGTCGGCACGTCCGCGCCGGACTTCGCGCTGAAGACCCCCGGTGGCCAGCAGGTGTCGCTGGCCGGGCTGCGCGGCAACGTCGTCGTGCTGGACTTCTGGGCGACGTGGTGCGGGCCGTGCAAGATGGCGATGCCGGGCGTGCAGCGTCTGCATGAGAAGTTCGCCGACAAGCCGGTGCGCATCTTCGGCGTGAATTGCTGGGAGCGCGACGGCGATCCGGTCGAATTCATGAAGGACAAGAAGTACACCTACGGACTGTTGATCGAAGGCGACGACGTCGCCGAGAAATACAAGGTGCGGGCCATCCCGACGTTCTACGTGATCGATCGCGCCGGCAACGTCGCGTACGCCGGGTTTTACAAGCCGGGCCACGAAGACGAGTTGACCGCCGTCATCGAGAAGGCGCTGAAAGAGCCGGAGCTGTAA
- the recG gene encoding ATP-dependent DNA helicase RecG, whose product MSTAAARPAPSLTDQVQFLPGVGPKRAAALERMGIRTCGDLLYHLPHRHERNEARTIIHLDFDTTATIVGRITAVRTEGRWRGGRTTATLIDNTGRCSLVWFSAPWMADKIHRGDIVRVSGRVTEYQRLPQLVNPKIAVLGADAPPVDESAPARFEAVYPASQELPAPVIAKLIHTHLDRLLSLVHDPLPPEHLKRRGLVGLAAALRGMHRPRSDGESIQARKRLAYDELLLLQLAVGRRRATRAGDSARPLPSSPEIDARIRRRFPFSLTPGQDRAIRAVTADLARRRPMHRLLQGDVGCGKTIVAVYAALVAVANRSQAAIMAPTELLAEQHMRSITRYLEGSRVRFARLTGGLRKADRAAILRALADGEIDLVVGTHALIQGDVKFKQLGLVIIDEQHRFGVRQRAVLRQKGLSPHYLVMTATPIPRTLAMTVFGDLDVTTIQGMPPGRSPIQTRVVTPVGREAAWLFVKQRLAAGEQAYVVYPVIDESDTMQIRAASREFQQLAREVFPDRAVGLLHGRLAADERDRVMKDFLARRIDVLVATTVIEVGIDVPNATVMAIEHAERYGLSQLHQLRGRIGRGDAPGTCLLMTDSRAAADNERLRIMESTQDGFKIAEEDLRLRGPGELIGARQHGLPALHVADLIGDAELLRLAQQDADELLRNDPPLARPAHAALRAALHERHRDALQLVHTG is encoded by the coding sequence ATGAGCACCGCCGCCGCACGGCCCGCGCCCTCACTGACCGACCAGGTCCAGTTTCTGCCCGGCGTCGGGCCGAAACGCGCCGCAGCCTTGGAGCGGATGGGCATTCGTACCTGCGGCGATCTGCTTTATCACCTTCCTCACCGTCACGAGCGCAACGAAGCGCGGACAATCATCCACCTCGACTTCGACACCACCGCCACCATCGTCGGTCGTATCACCGCCGTGCGCACCGAGGGGCGATGGAGGGGCGGACGCACCACGGCCACCCTGATCGACAACACCGGCCGGTGCAGCCTCGTGTGGTTCAGTGCGCCGTGGATGGCCGACAAGATTCACCGCGGCGACATCGTTCGCGTCAGCGGCCGGGTGACGGAATACCAACGCCTGCCGCAACTCGTGAATCCGAAGATCGCGGTGCTCGGGGCCGATGCGCCGCCTGTTGACGAGTCGGCCCCCGCGCGGTTTGAAGCCGTTTACCCCGCGTCGCAGGAACTGCCCGCGCCGGTCATCGCGAAATTGATTCACACGCACCTGGATCGACTCCTGTCACTGGTTCACGATCCGCTTCCGCCCGAACATCTGAAGCGCCGCGGCCTGGTCGGGCTGGCCGCCGCGCTGCGCGGCATGCACCGCCCGCGCAGCGACGGGGAATCCATCCAGGCGCGAAAGCGCCTTGCGTACGACGAACTGCTGTTGCTCCAGCTTGCCGTTGGGCGGCGACGCGCGACGCGCGCCGGCGACTCGGCCCGCCCGCTGCCGTCGTCCCCCGAAATCGACGCACGGATTCGTCGCCGCTTTCCCTTCTCGCTTACGCCGGGGCAGGATCGTGCGATCCGCGCCGTCACCGCCGACCTGGCCCGCCGCCGGCCGATGCACCGGTTGCTGCAAGGCGACGTGGGTTGCGGCAAGACAATTGTCGCGGTGTATGCGGCGCTCGTGGCCGTCGCCAACCGGTCGCAGGCGGCGATCATGGCGCCGACCGAACTCCTCGCCGAGCAGCACATGCGATCCATCACGCGCTACCTCGAAGGCAGCCGCGTTCGGTTCGCGCGGCTCACCGGCGGGCTGCGCAAGGCCGATCGTGCGGCGATCCTTCGCGCGCTGGCCGATGGCGAGATCGACCTTGTCGTCGGCACGCACGCGCTGATTCAGGGCGACGTGAAATTCAAACAACTGGGGCTGGTCATCATCGACGAGCAGCATCGCTTCGGCGTGCGCCAGCGGGCGGTGCTTCGGCAGAAGGGCCTGTCCCCGCATTATCTCGTCATGACGGCGACGCCCATCCCGCGCACGCTGGCGATGACCGTCTTCGGCGATCTGGATGTCACCACGATTCAGGGCATGCCGCCGGGACGGTCTCCGATTCAGACGCGCGTCGTGACGCCCGTCGGGCGCGAGGCGGCGTGGCTGTTCGTCAAACAGCGCCTCGCCGCCGGCGAACAGGCCTACGTGGTCTATCCCGTCATCGACGAGTCCGACACGATGCAGATTCGCGCGGCTTCGCGCGAGTTCCAGCAGCTGGCGCGGGAGGTCTTCCCCGATCGCGCCGTCGGATTGCTGCACGGGCGGCTCGCCGCCGACGAGCGCGATCGTGTCATGAAGGATTTCCTCGCCCGGCGGATCGACGTGCTCGTCGCCACCACCGTCATCGAGGTCGGCATCGACGTGCCCAATGCGACCGTCATGGCCATCGAGCACGCCGAGCGATACGGCCTCTCACAGCTTCACCAGTTGCGCGGGCGGATCGGTCGCGGCGATGCGCCGGGGACGTGCCTGCTCATGACCGACTCGCGCGCCGCGGCGGACAACGAGCGGCTTCGCATCATGGAATCGACCCAGGACGGATTCAAGATCGCGGAAGAGGACTTGCGGCTGCGCGGTCCGGGTGAGCTTATCGGCGCGCGGCAACACGGCTTGCCCGCGCTGCACGTGGCCGACCTGATCGGCGATGCGGAATTGTTGCGGCTGGCCCAGCAGGACGCCGACGAGCTGCTGCGGAACGATCCGCCGCTGGCGAGGCCGGCGCACGCGGCCCTGCGCGCGGCGCTTCACGAGCGCCATCGCGACGCCCTGCAACTGGTTCACACCGGGTAG
- a CDS encoding LysM domain/BON superfamily protein, whose translation MADPPPALTAPAYDDDNFTAMATWIPFRVPRTRVSAVMGGFLCAGMLLAASGCPASDRATSQPAAEGDSNGETVAQAGADEAVDLVRPGEIPGRVHIVERGDTLYSLASRYYGNGQQYNRILVANRNRLKDPRNLPVGMKLIIP comes from the coding sequence GTGGCCGATCCGCCGCCCGCGTTGACAGCGCCCGCGTACGACGACGACAATTTCACAGCCATGGCGACTTGGATTCCATTTCGCGTCCCGCGCACCCGCGTATCGGCGGTGATGGGGGGATTTTTGTGCGCGGGGATGCTGCTCGCCGCGTCGGGCTGTCCGGCGTCAGACCGGGCGACCTCGCAGCCGGCGGCCGAAGGGGATTCCAACGGCGAGACGGTCGCGCAGGCCGGCGCCGACGAAGCGGTGGACCTTGTGCGGCCGGGTGAGATCCCCGGACGCGTCCACATCGTCGAGCGGGGCGACACGCTCTACAGCCTTGCGTCGCGCTACTACGGCAACGGGCAGCAATACAATCGTATTCTCGTGGCGAATCGAAACCGTCTGAAAGACCCGCGGAATCTTCCCGTGGGGATGAAGCTCATCATTCCATGA